The genomic region ggagagagggagatgtaagcgtgcgtgcgagtgtCAGGCACGAAAAGAGCCGATGAGGAAGCGGCAGTTCGCATGCGTGTTTCTTGTGGGATAGACGGGGTGTAGCTCACACGacgaaagggagggggaagaaaagagggaagacATGCGGTTGGCAGTGTTTGCTGCAAGGTCGGGAAGGGCAGGTGGCAAGACGGCATTGGCCTCCGTCCGTCGGAAGgtgagacagagagaggcaagcaGCGTGGCAGAGCCCACttggaagaggaggcagaaCAAAGCATCCCATGCGCCACCCATGACGAGGGGGGGAGTCGAGAGGCACACGGGGGTGACTTGGCAGCGCTTGCGGACATCACTGCACACCTCATGGAGTCAACATCACGGTGTTAGGCCAAAAACAGGAGTACCGGCACGAGCGGCTGCatgaaggggagagggaggaagaacAAAGCAGAGTGAGAGGCGCCAATTCACGGCATCCACAGCAGTGCGtttccagcgcctcctcggcgatTTCGCGACCCCTCTGCACGCACTAGGCGCCATCGCTGCTCAACAacagcaccgcagcgcatgcgctgGTTAACAGCTTCCATGCACAACTTCGGCCCATTCCGCGTTTTCGTTCCGCGCCATCCTGGCGCTACCTGCGTCAACCTAAAGGCACGCAAATGCCAGTaggcgcagacacgcacgtgAAAAACAACAAGCAAAACACCGCAGCCACAAAGGCTCGACTCCACCGTCTGCCTGCGTCTGCTCCTGTGCAAGTGAGGCGGCGCCTCCGAGCACGCTCTCAACATAGAGTGACAAGAGAGCGCATCCGCGGTGAAGCCCGGGAGCCCACCCACCATAGCAGAGCTTACTGGCACAGACAGCGAACAGCCTGTTCGCCCAGAGCGCGCCGACTGACTCGCCGCCTCTCAGTACTCTGTGCTGCAGTAGTTGATGAGCACGCGTGAGAGGAGCGCCGGCAGACTCGCAATGATCGGGCCGTACTTGCTTGCGTTCTCGTACAGATCGAAGAGCGGTGCGGCCACAAGCTCCACGCCCTCCTGCACCATGCTGAAGTACACCGTTGGCTCAAGATGTACGAGGTAAATGGTCCGCACTTCCCGCACGCTGCCCGCGGCGATGTGCGCTGGGACGTACGGGTACATGTGGGGCGTGAAATGCGGTCGATACCAAGTCGCCAACACCTCCCCGACACGAAAGCAACTACCTGCCTTGGACGCGTTGTGCGTCATGCCCACATCAACGACCGTGTCGGAGTTGCCGGCGCTCGCCACCTCAGCAGCCCCCGCTGGCGCCTTCGCTTCGTTCAGCAAGTGACGGCCCAGCTTGCGTAGTAGGcagctctcctccgcctcgccacGGCGACAGCGTCCGCCCGGCAGACGATACGTGGCCTCGGCATTTGTGTTGGACGGCGGCACAGTGCGCATGCCGTCCGCGTCGCGAGTCCTCAAGTTGATCTGCTTCATGAGGAGAATATGGGGGTGGCGATggaggtggacgaggagCACGCCCTCCACGGAGTGCACACACGGCTCCTCCTCACATCGCTTCTTCAAGCTCAGCAACTTTTCAATGGCGCTCGGGGGTCGAAATGGCGCGGAGTTGCCGGCGCCTAGGTTGACCTTGTTTCCCGCAACGCCCGCGTGGCCGTTGGAGACATCAACCGAGGTTTGCGTGTAGTTTTCCAGGGGATAGACATCCAGCTTCGCCTTGAGCGACATTGTCGCGCCTGTGCGGCGAGCTCATATGTATGTATAGGTCGGGTGGATGAGAGACACGCAAAGACGTACCAATGGGGAAGGAGGTACACGCCAACGCAGATGCAGGGAAGTCACAGCCGCACCGGTCCATCAGTGAAAGGCGCACGTGCATATAGCatgaaggagaagaggatcACGAGAGACGTGGAGGAGAACGCGGTAGAGGTCGACGggcgggcagcgccgcactcTTCGCTTGTCAATGGTGTCCGCACCGCATGTGTAGAGCATGACACAgagtcgccgccgtcgcctgtCCACTCCACTTGAACGATGGAGAGGAGCTGAGACGAAGAGCGGCATGGCGCCTGTAAGCAGGGAGCGTGCCTGccacacgagcacacacacacacacacacacggtgAAGCATACAGGCATTCACGATCGCCGTCAAAAGGCCAGTACAGCGCTGAAGAGCACGCATGTCCCATGCGGGTAGGTCGAGCTGCGAGGGGAGGAACAACAAATAGAAGGAGAAAAATAGCGCCCGGGGTGCCACGTGCAACGGCACGACGCTCACACCCGGGGTAAAGGCGAGAGCAGTAGGGAGGTACCCtaaggaagagggaaggggaagggagaaaGCGGCAGATGAcagcatgcgctgcagcaccgaggACAGCGGCCCTCCAAAGCAGCGCCATGCTCTCCACAGCTTGCCCCTGCTCCTTGCGTTCCTCTATTTTGCACCCCCATCACTCACACCCTACACGTACCAGCGCTTACTCTGTCTTCAAGGGGCTCCCTTGTGCAGTAGATAGTGGGCAATGCGGGCACCATCGCGAGCGGCCCATGCCGCGTTGCACAGAAGGCCCTCCAAGCCCTGCTCGAAGGACATGCGAGTGCGAGACTGCATTTCTTCAGGCAAGCCGTcgaagaagcagcgcagtggcgccaccagcgcctcgtcgctgctgtgctcAACCAGCTTCAGCATCctcgccagcagcacggATGGCGCCTTCTGAGCCAGGCGTCGCCACTTGTCCATCAGCTGCTGAACGAAGATGatctgcgtctgtgcgccCTCCGCCAAGCCGAGCATCACCGTGAACATGTCCTGACTGTTCACCGCATCCGAGAGAAGATAGTCCATCAGCTTCGGCACGTCAATGGACggctccgccaccgccgcgagtGCGCCAAGGTACTGCGCCCGTTCCTCCGCGTATGTGGTTTTGGCGATGAGTTCCTGCACCtcggccatcgccgccgcgccgtgggTGTTGATATGTACAGCGTACACGTAACCAAGCATGTCAGGCGAAATGGCGCTCGTGGTGCGCTTGTCGTACAGGTCGCGTGCCACCGTCGTGGCCTCGACGTTGCTGCACGAGAGCAGCCGAGAGAAGATTAGGAGGCGCGCTTGCTGGGTGCGGTGACCGTCTCCCCGGCGTGGCTGCAAGCCgagccgctgcatcgccggGGAGTAGAGACGATTGCAGAAGTCGTTGAATgcggcgcgcacctccgGTGAGCTGCCGGCGAGGATGCTGCGCAGGTCCTTCTCGAACTGGGCCACCTCGCACCACACCGTATAGTCGTCCTCGCTATGGTAATGAGAGAGAAAATCAATGACCTGCACCGTGTCGCAGTAGCCTCCGCGCGCGAAGGCCGCGTAGTCCGCGAGGATGGAGTAGCGGTCCGTGGAATTGATGATCTTCGCGGTAAGCGGACCCACGAGCCCGCGCAGCATCTCTGCCGTGTACTGAACACGGCAAAAGGCGATCTGGTTCGAGTTCACCTTCACCCACACCGCGCCGTCAATCGAGACGGACATGGTGGGGTCTGCAAGCACGACGGACCGGGTCTTGACCTCCCCACCCGCGGTCCCGTATGTGTAAAAAATGGGAATCCTCCACAGTGGAGCGTCGTCGTCTACCGCCACGTCGCTCAGGACGaagaagcgccgctgcgacagcgccagTTTACCGGTTGCTGCGTCGTGTGCGGCCAGCACATACGGGTACCCCTGCTCTCTCGTCCAGCTGTGAAGGACCTCTTTTAAAttcggcgctgcagggccgGAGAGGGCCTcccacagctgcagcgatgtAGCCGACGCGTAGGCGTAGCGAGAAAGATAGTCGACCAGGCCGCGCTGAAATCCTTTCTCGCCAACGAACTTGGCCGCCATGCGCAGCACCATGGCTCCCTTGGAGTAGCTGATGGCATCGAAAATGCTGTCCACCTCTCGCACATCCCGCACCGGCAACTCGATGGGGTGCGAGGAGCGCATAGCGTCCAGCTGGAACGCCCGGCTTCCCTCGTCGTGCACGAACTGCGTGTCCACCACCCACTCGGGAAAGATCTTGTTCACCGCCCACGTGGCCATGTAGGTGGCGAAGGACTCGTTCAGCCACAGGTCGGTCCACCAGGCCATAGTCGCCAAGTTGCCGAACCACTGATGGGCCAGCTCatgcgccaccaccatcgcgACCCGCTCTTTCTGCATggcgctcgcctcctccgaGGCCAGTAGTGTCTGCTCGCGGAACGTGATGCAGCCCCAGTTCTCCATAGCCCCAAAGGCAAAGTTGGGCAGTGCGATGAGGTCCAGTTTTGGGAAGACATACGGGAACTGGAAGCACTCCTCGTAGAGCGGCAGCACTTGCGCGGCCACCGTCAGCGCGAATCGCGCCTGCTCAACCTTGCCGCGTGGGGTGACCGCACGGATgacgacggaggagggcaaTGCCAGTTCGCCACTTTGGCCAAcccctgcggcagcgctccgtggcaccaccacctccgtcgTCTCAAGCTCCCCAATCACCCAGGCGACGACGTAGGTGGACATGACCATGGCAGGGCGGAATTCCCAACGTGCGAAGCCGTctggcagctgcaccaccttgCGCGGAACGTCGTTGCTCCACACCTGCAGCTTCGCACGGACGGTTATGTCCAGGGCAAATGTTGCTTTCACAGAGGGCTCATCCCAGCAGGGGAAGACACGGCGGGCCTCCGCAGGGCACATCTGAGTCGCCCCCACGTACGATGTGGCGCCCTCGTACATGTAGTGGCTGCGGTAGAAAGCGAAGAGATTGTCGCTGATGGCCGCCGTGTAGCGAAACCGCAGCTGAGCGGCATCAGTGACTGCCCGATCAACCTGCACAGATATGCGCTGATCCTCCGTCGACTCCGTGATGCTCTGCACAGTCAGCGGAGCATCCTTAACGCCGTCGcccacgccggcgcgcacTGAGACGTCAGAAAACGTTAATCCCACGGCATTCAGCACGAAGGTGCTTGTGGGCTCATGGATGTGCACGTCGATGGCCACCTCAGCCGAGAAGGTGGCGTTTTCGAGATCTGGAGAGAGGGTGATGTGGTAGTGCGTCGGTCGCACACTGCTCGGTAGAACGTGGTGAACAGCGGCCATTACAGTCACCGGAAGAAcacggagggaggaggtggggacACAAGGACGCACAAGTTCAAGAAGCACTGCTGGTGCCTGAAAGGGATCCCTCTCGTGCTTGGGTGTTTGGGGCGATATACACAAGAGGCTGCACTGAGTGAGAGCACAacgaggcacacacagagacactgcagagagagggataagagagagggggtcCAACGCGCGGTTGCCTGGGCGCTACCGTgcgggggtggtggtggtggggcagGGAGCCTTCTCTGAGGTGCGGGATCCAACGAAAATGGAAACGGAGAACGTAACGTGAAAGACGAGTcaaagaggcgcacacgcagagagagaaagagtcaggcgtacgcacacgcacacgagtTACACGGAAGGGAAGGCACGAAAGATGGAGACGCAAACTACACGGGAGCATCGCAAGCAAAAGCCCCGACGAAGGCAGGCAGATACGGTGAAGCAGCGATGGGGGCAGCGACAGGCATAATAGCATCACGCGATCGCACGAGGCGCCGTGACGCACGTTTTCTCCACTTCTCTTGCGCATCACCGAGGACGCTGGCTGTCGCTCTactccgcggcagcggcggcagcatcaaTGCGCCGCAGGCGTTTTTCCTTCGGGCGTCTGCCCGTCACCGCTCCAACGATGCAGGGAGTAAGAACgacaggcacgcgcacacacgccgacggcagcggcgatgcgctccgcagagagagagagacacacacgcacaaggagGCACACATGCGATCTTTCATTTTGTACTTTTGAGGGAGATGCCCGAGGACGcagaagaggaaggcagaGCACAAGCCAGCAAGCGACAAACATACTTGGAACAGagacgcggccgctgccgtcgttcTTCGCTCAGGCTCTGTCATGTATACAGTTCCGTGTCACTCCGCAGTATGGCATCAACGGCCTCAGAAAGGTGAATAAGCTCGGCGACACGGTTGAGGCCGACCATGCGGATCTTTATGACGTGCTCGAACGGGATATCAATCTGGAACGCGTTCTGCGGGGCGACGATGTTGTCGCCGTCCGTCACAAAGTACGAGTAGAGGCCCTGCaagaggtggaggtgagAGGCGACGAGCACGGGGGTGGTGCTGGCTTGGATGTCGTGAATGTGGGGCTCGAGTCGCGAGTTAAAGACTTGGTGAATGCACTCGCCATTCGGCCACGCTGTGTAGTATGGATCCGCCTTCATGGACTGCAACGTGTTCGGCATGGTTCGCAGGACATCAGACAGCAGTTGCCCTTCGCAGTCGCCGTGGTTGATGTCGTCCAGGGTAGGAAAGTACAAGACTCGACAGCGCAGAGACGGtttgccctcctcctgcccCGAGGCGGGGTTCGCAGTTGATTGGCACTTGATGGACTCTTCCGCAAAGTAGTGCACCGTCTGCGTACACCGCTTCGCGCAGCTCGTCATGACGGTCAAGGCCGTCGTTGACGGAATTTCCTTTTGGAAGTATTCGAAGAGGGCGCGGCTGTAGGCGCGGCCCCGCTCGGTGAGGCGCGAGTTCCCGCCTATGCGGTCGCTCAGCAAGTCCACGTACTCGCCAGCGCGAGTGAGGTACAAGTTCATGGGGGTTGGACTGAGATTGTGCAGCATGAAGGCGAGGCGACTCGGCATCCAACCAGTGATCATGTTCAGCGAGTACGTCTGAGTATCCTCAATGCGAATATAGGGCATGTCGCAGTCCGTAAGAGGATTGAGTGTCTTGTACACCGCCTTGTGTTGCTTGATGACCTCGTAATAGCGGTCCACGAAGTCCTCTGGCGTGTTCGGAAACATCTCCTTGGCGCGCAGGATGTTGCGGTGGATCGTCTCCTTGTTGTTGTTCACCAGCTCCACAAAGACGACGCGCGTCATGTTGATGAGGCGCGTGTCGCGAATCGCGCGTAGCAGGTACTGCCGTCGTGCATGTGTCGTCTGCGTGCCGTCGAGGATGGCGACACCGCTGGTCTTGCAGATGTAGGTGGTGAGGTCGTGCGCCAGCTCCTTGGAGATTCGAAACTCAAGCTCGGTCGCGCCGGTCGGCGATGACACGTCGTCGCCTCTGTCCGCCCGGTCCGTCATGGCCCGCTCaacacgacggcggcacgccTGATGCGAGAAGATCTTGCACGTGAGCCCGTTCCACTGAAAGTAGCGCCGGATTTGCTCCGCCACATACGTCTTGCCACGCCCGGGAAGCCCGACCATAATGACAATGAGCGACCCGAGCATGGGCTGCGGGACGGCAGAAAAGTCTGGCTGGTGCATCGACACAGGTGTAGACTCGAAGGAGGGCGGCTTCCCGGTGAAGGAGTCGGGCACGGCGTTGGCCTCCGCGTCGAAGTAGCCagacagcagctgcgcgacgtcgccgaAGCCGTTCTCCTCCGCTACTTCAAGAGGAGTGTTGCCGTCGCGGtccagcagcgacgcatcTGCGCCGAATTCAAGGAGCACGGTCACCACTGAGAGGCGACCGTTCATGCATGCAATATGCAGCAGTGTACGGCCATCGTAGTCGCGACTGTTGGGATCTGCGCCGCCGGTCAGTAGAATTCGGGCACCCACGGCGTCGCCAGAGGCCGCCAGTTGGCACAGCTCCACGGTGAGCATGTGCAGCACAACGGGGTCGATGACGTCTTCGGTGGTGAGGTTATGCTGCCCAACCGGGTCAGGATCGACGACTTtgctctcgctcgcctccagcgcctccagaTGCTTGTCAATGCGCGCGATCTCCTCCTGGATCATGGCCATGCGGTGAAAGGAAATAGGCTTCAggcgccgcttcctcgaGGTCTCGGCGCCACCGAAGGGCTGCGGGGCCACCGCCGAACTCGCGGTCGCCACCACCGGGGGTGGCGACGCCTCGGACATCGCTATGCACACCTGCACTCGTGTGTCGAGTAaatgtgtatgtgcgcgtgtgtgtcccaGCCCACCGCTGGAGATGGCGCAGCGGAGAGCAAGAAAGGAGGTCAAGGAGAGAAGTGAGTGGGGGCGGTCGCAGGGTGTTCTCGCCGTCGTgccgatggcggcgacgacatACGTGTCGTTGGAACAGAGTGGGCCGTGCAGGAAAGTTTATGGGCTACCGAGGAAAGAGAAGTCATCCACAAACGCGCGTGGCGCTCTGGGAGCCGGAGCGTACCACCTCGCTTTTAGAGCGAGACGTaagctgctgcttcctttGAGGGAAGAGGTCGCCGAGGGGAAGTCTCGGGCCGACATGAATAGCGCCatgcgccggtgcggcgagAGCGGGTCGTCCTTGCATTGAGGCCGCCACAGTGTTCCCTCACCACTAAGCCAGCCCGCTACGCGTTGGGCACTTTGAAAGCGGTTGAGAATAGCGTTGATGTTGAAATGCCTCACGTGTGATCGGACGCTGAGGAAAGGCTGGCGCGACTCCACGCCAGCTGTGCGCTGTGCATGCTATGTTGCTGGTAGAGGAAAGACGATGCATCCCCCCAAACACACTTCCCGCCCAAGGCAAAGCGGGCCGCAAACGGCGTGGCATGCGGGGGACGAAGACTGTCGTCCCCGGTGAATCCAGCAACACCGACAGCGCGGCATCCTTCGCTCCCCACCCTCACCGCCCTCCACCCAGCCCACCCGCTATggcctctcctctcgcatCAGCTCTCCCCTGGTGGTACGCATACGCTAACAGCACGAAGTAGAGCGCGCGTGCCCTAGGATACGCCCAACGCGGTCTTGAAGCCCTCGAGAGTGTTCTCGAGAAGCATGGCAATCGTCATGGGGCCAACACCACCGGGCACCGGTGAGATCCACGCTGCGCGCTCCGCAGCCTCCTCGAAGCAGACATCACCGACGAGACGATAGCCCTCTTTCTTCGATGGGTCCGGTACGGGCGTCGTGCCGACATCCACAACGGCGGCCCCCTCCTTGATCCACTCCCCCTTGACGTACCCGGGCTGGCCCATCGCCGCGATGacgatgtcggcggtgcgCAGGTAATCGATCGTGTCCTCTGTCGATGTGCCCGAGTGAACAATGGTGACAGTGGCGTTTTCCTTCATGAGGAGCGCGGCAACTGGAGCGCCAACAATGTTGCTGCGGCCCAGCACGACCGCGCGTTTGCCAGCCATCTCGATACCACAGCGCTTCAAGAGCACAATGACGCCCTTCGCCGTGCAGGGGGTGAAGGGCGGCTCCCTGCCCTTGTAGTGGAGCAGCCCGACGTTgacgggcagcagcgcatcggcgTCCTTGCGTGGGTGAATCTTCTCAATGGTTGTGTTTTCATTGAGATGCTTCGGCAAAGGCAGCTGGACAATGATGCCGTGGCAGTTTGGGTCGTTGTTGAGCTTCTCAACGTTGGCCTCGAGCACCTCCTGCGAAATGTCCTCGGGCAGTTCAACGTTGAAGCTGGCCATCCCAACCTCCGCTGCGGCTTTGTGCTTCAGCTGAACGTACTTTTTCGAGTCCATACGCTGCCCCACGATGATGGAGGCGAGCCCTGGCACCCTGCCGCCGTAAAGCTCCCTCAAGGCCGCCACCTTATCCTTCAGCTCACTGCGGATGGCTGCCGCAATCGCCTTGCCGTCAATGATCTGAGCAGACGGCATCGTGGCCAGGGAAAACACGGACAGGTACACGCCAAGCTGATGGTTACGATAGAGAAGGCCGTGGCTACAGGAAGGGGAGTGGGTGTAGGGGGCGGGGGCTGTGGAAGGTCTTCGCTTTCGCCTGGTGTCCACCCAGCCCTGCTGCGTATCGATGCCGGGGCAGCGTTGCCGCGTAGGCCGTGCCGTGGGAGAGGCCGGTATAGCTGTGCAGACGTGGGTAGggcagggaagagggaggcggcacgGATCGGTGCGTTACCGCACACTGATGATGAGTCTATGCCGGTGTAAACTTAAAGTGCCACCAAATCGGAGTGATGGCAGTGCGTGCGACAACGAGAGCAAGGAGCGGCCGGCGCCAGTCGGTGCGAGTGTgacaagaaaagaagggcGAAATGCGCGATGTCCTGGTCGGCGTTGCCGATCGTGTGGCGCAGAAGGGTGCAGCCACAGTGGTGGAAAg from Leishmania donovani BPK282A1 complete genome, chromosome 26 harbors:
- a CDS encoding aminopeptidase-like protein, whose amino-acid sequence is MAAVHHVLPSSVRPTHYHITLSPDLENATFSAEVAIDVHIHEPTSTFVLNAVGLTFSDVSVRAGVGDGVKDAPLTVQSITESTEDQRISVQVDRAVTDAAQLRFRYTAAISDNLFAFYRSHYMYEGATSYVGATQMCPAEARRVFPCWDEPSVKATFALDITVRAKLQVWSNDVPRKVVQLPDGFARWEFRPAMVMSTYVVAWVIGELETTEVVVPRSAAAGVGQSGELALPSSVVIRAVTPRGKVEQARFALTVAAQVLPLYEECFQFPYVFPKLDLIALPNFAFGAMENWGCITFREQTLLASEEASAMQKERVAMVVAHELAHQWFGNLATMAWWTDLWLNESFATYMATWAVNKIFPEWVVDTQFVHDEGSRAFQLDAMRSSHPIELPVRDVREVDSIFDAISYSKGAMVLRMAAKFVGEKGFQRGLVDYLSRYAYASATSLQLWEALSGPAAPNLKEVLHSWTREQGYPYVLAAHDAATGKLALSQRRFFVLSDVAVDDDAPLWRIPIFYTYGTAGGEVKTRSVVLADPTMSVSIDGAVWVKVNSNQIAFCRVQYTAEMLRGLVGPLTAKIINSTDRYSILADYAAFARGGYCDTVQVIDFLSHYHSEDDYTVWCEVAQFEKDLRSILAGSSPEVRAAFNDFCNRLYSPAMQRLGLQPRRGDGHRTQQARLLIFSRLLSCSNVEATTVARDLYDKRTTSAISPDMLGYVYAVHINTHGAAAMAEVQELIAKTTYAEERAQYLGALAAVAEPSIDVPKLMDYLLSDAVNSQDMFTVMLGLAEGAQTQIIFVQQLMDKWRRLAQKAPSVLLARMLKLVEHSSDEALVAPLRCFFDGLPEEMQSRTRMSFEQGLEGLLCNAAWAARDGARIAHYLLHKGAP
- a CDS encoding 6-phosphofructo-2-kinase/fructose-2,6-biphospha ta se1-like protein yields the protein MSEASPPPVVATASSAVAPQPFGGAETSRKRRLKPISFHRMAMIQEEIARIDKHLEALEASESKVVDPDPVGQHNLTTEDVIDPVVLHMLTVELCQLAASGDAVGARILLTGGADPNSRDYDGRTLLHIACMNGRLSVVTVLLEFGADASLLDRDGNTPLEVAEENGFGDVAQLLSGYFDAEANAVPDSFTGKPPSFESTPVSMHQPDFSAVPQPMLGSLIVIMVGLPGRGKTYVAEQIRRYFQWNGLTCKIFSHQACRRRVERAMTDRADRGDDVSSPTGATELEFRISKELAHDLTTYICKTSGVAILDGTQTTHARRQYLLRAIRDTRLINMTRVVFVELVNNNKETIHRNILRAKEMFPNTPEDFVDRYYEVIKQHKAVYKTLNPLTDCDMPYIRIEDTQTYSLNMITGWMPSRLAFMLHNLSPTPMNLYLTRAGEYVDLLSDRIGGNSRLTERGRAYSRALFEYFQKEIPSTTALTVMTSCAKRCTQTVHYFAEESIKCQSTANPASGQEEGKPSLRCRVLYFPTLDDINHGDCEGQLLSDVLRTMPNTLQSMKADPYYTAWPNGECIHQVFNSRLEPHIHDIQASTTPVLVASHLHLLQGLYSYFVTDGDNIVAPQNAFQIDIPFEHVIKIRMVGLNRVAELIHLSEAVDAILRSDTELYT
- a CDS encoding C-1-tetrahydrofolate synthase, cytoplasmic, putative, translating into MPSAQIIDGKAIAAAIRSELKDKVAALRELYGGRVPGLASIIVGQRMDSKKYVQLKHKAAAEVGMASFNVELPEDISQEVLEANVEKLNNDPNCHGIIVQLPLPKHLNENTTIEKIHPRKDADALLPVNVGLLHYKGREPPFTPCTAKGVIVLLKRCGIEMAGKRAVVLGRSNIVGAPVAALLMKENATVTIVHSGTSTEDTIDYLRTADIVIAAMGQPGYVKGEWIKEGAAVVDVGTTPVPDPSKKEGYRLVGDVCFEEAAERAAWISPVPGGVGPMTIAMLLENTLEGFKTALGVS